A part of Aegilops tauschii subsp. strangulata cultivar AL8/78 chromosome 2, Aet v6.0, whole genome shotgun sequence genomic DNA contains:
- the LOC141041004 gene encoding uncharacterized protein, translated as MVKLSNAPALKQDMVVHEEREIMPTEQDPAMELSMVSMDLTLVHYHLCLRPLKPPLYDCKGGHLACADCRDECPGNQRQCQKTECGGGFDVRNTAMDAVLSSVRVECPHEGCGLYITCHKLADHQSVCLLAPGKFPVPVCGYEGPPPMLPHNIIIVHPMPMHRIQAGASPPPHYAAKLWANGPLGEPKGRTDAVKVEIKLTSNKDPGDIAVQELNFFTVPPKLLVGAGLSRTVSLHIQIDKLTS; from the exons atggtaaaactttctaatgccccggccctaaagCAAGacatggttgtgcacgaggagagAGAGATCATGCCGACGGAACAGGACCCGGCGATGGAGCTCTCCATGGTCTCTATGGACCTCACCTTGGTCCACTACCACTTGTGCCttcgccccttgaagcctccattGTATGAT tgcaagggagggcacctagCCTGCGCAGACTGCCGCGACGAgtgccccgggaaccagcggcaatgCCAGAAGACCgagtgcggcggcggcttcgACGTGCGAAACACGGCGATGGAtgccgtcctctcctcggtgagggtggagtgcccgcacgaaggctgtgggctctacatCACTtgccacaagctcgccgatcaccagagcgtgtgtctgCTCGCGCCCGGCAAATttcccgtgcccgtctgcggctacgaaggacCGCCACCGATGCTTCCCCACAACATCATCATCGTGCATCCCATGCCcatgcacaggatcca agcgggggcatCCCCACCGCCGCACTACgcggccaagctgtgggcgaacggcccacTGGGGGaacccaaaggcaggaccgacgccgtcaaggtggaaatcaAATTGACAAGCAACAAGGACCCCGGCGACatcgccgtgcaggagctgaacttcttcacagttccgcccaagctccTGGTTGGGGCTGGGTTGTCGAGGacggtgtccctccacattcagattgacaagctcacctcctaa